In the genome of Neisseria lactamica, the window AGAGACTTATCGGGAAAAACGGCAAGCCTTCCGCCGTCATTCCCGCGGAGGCGGGAATCTGGAAATGAAAAAACCACGGTGTTATCGGCAATGACTGAAACCGGAGAAATGACGGAATCGAAGCGTGTGGAAATGTGTCGGAAATCGCTGAAGCCGGATAAACTAGATTCCCGCTTTTGCGGGAATGACGGGATTTTAGGTTTTTGTTTTCGCGGGAATGATGAGCCAAAAACCGTCCGAATCAAAAAACCGCCGCTTTCAGACGGCATCAAAAAACCGCAGGCACGATGCCTGCGGTTTGCCGTTTGCGCTTCAGGGGAGCAGGGGGATGCCGCCCAAGCCGTGCGTTTCCTCCAGTCCGAACATAATGTTCATGTTTTGCACCGCCTGTCCCGCCGCGCCTTTGACGAGGTTGTCGATGACGGAAAGGACGACCCACACGTCGGATTGCGCCGCCTGTTGGATGCTGATGCGGCAGAGGTTTGCGCCGCGCACGCTGCGGGTTTCGGGTGTCGAACCGGCAGGCAGGATGTCCACGAACGGGCTGTCGCGGTAATAGTCGCGCAGGACGGTTTCGGGGCAGATGCCGTCTGAAAGGTGGAGGTAAACGGTGGCGTGCATACCGCGTATCATCGGCGCGAGGTGCGGCGTGAACACGAATCCTTCGGCGATGCCGTCCTGAAGCCCGGCGATGGTCTGTCTGATTTCGGGCAGGTGGCGGTGTCCGGCTATGCCGTAGGCTTTGAAGTTGTCGCCGGCTTCGCACAACAGCGAACCGACATTGCCTTTCCTGCCCGCGCCGGATACGCCGGATTTGCAGTCGGCAATCAGCGGCATACCGGGCTTCAGACGGCCTTGCCGCAACAGCGGCACGAGCGGCAGGGATACGCAGGTCGGATAGCAGCCCGGGTTGGCGACGAGGCGCGCCTGTGCGACGGCTTCGCGGTTGAGTTCGCTCAATCCGTACACGGCTTGGGAAACGAGGCCGGGGGCGGCGTGGGGCATACCGTACCAGTGTTCCCATACCGGGATGTCGCGTATGCGGAAGTCGGCGGAAAGGTCGATGACGCGCACGCCCTGTTCAATCAGGCGCGGCGCGTCTTTCATGGCGATGCCGTTGGGCGTGGCGAAGAAGACGATGTCGCATTGTTCCAAACCTGCCTCGTCGGGCGTTTGGAAGGCGAGGCCGTACACGCCGCGCAGACTTGGAAAGTAATCGGCAACTGCGGTTCCCGCTTCGCTGCGGCTGGTTACGGCGGCGACTTCGACATCGGGATGGGCGGCAAGCAGGCGCAGCAGTTCCACGCCCGTGTAGCCCGTCGCGCCGACAATGCCGGCTTTGATTTTTTTGCTCATGGTTTTTCCTTTGTGTGGTTGGCGGGTATGCCGTCCGAACGCTGCAAAACTGCGGTTCGGACGGCATTCTGTTTTAAAACATACGCTGCCGTTTGCGGTTGAGCAGGAAGCCGTGTCCTGCCGAGTTGGTGCAGAGTACGCCGTTTTCGAGGCTGCCGCACTGCCAACCTGTGCCTTTGATGCTGCTGCCGTAGGCGAGGACGGGCGGTTCGGGGCTGTACGGGTAGTCGCTGTAACAGCTCATATAGGCTTTCCCTTTGTTGTCGATATTGAACACGTTGCCCCAGTCGAATCCGCATCCTTTGGGTTTCGGCATAGCGGGTTTGGTATTGCCGGTTTCGTGGATGAAGCAGGATACGCCGTGCCACGGTTCTTCGCCTTCCTGCGGTCCGGTGTCGCCTCCGCAGACGATGTTGCCGCTCGGGGATTGGAAGTTGACGGTAAAAACGCCGTCGGGCGCATCGGCGCGCGCCGAAGCAAAGGCGGCTGCGGAAATGAAGATGAGGAGGTTTTTCGGCTGCATCGTTTTATCCTTCGGACAGCGGTTGGGACGGCTGGGGGGCGGTTTGCCCGGTTTGCGCGGCAAACTCCGCCAGCGTTATCTCTAAAGATTGAAGGCAGGGTTGCACCAGCCTGCCGACGGCTTGTCCGACAGGGTTTTGATTGGCGGCGCAAGGGCGGTACGCAAAGCGTTTGAAGAGTATGTCTAATTTAATGGCATCCGCCCCTGTCTTTAAAACCCAGCCCTGCCGCCCGGAATAAACATAACCGTAGTGCGCCAGTTTGTCCAAGAGCGCGCCCAACTCGTCGTAGCCCATACCGATATGCCGTCTGAACTGCCGGACCCGCAGGGCTTTGCCGCGTTTTTGCGCCGCGTCGAGCAAGAGTAAAATGTCCAACACATCGTCAAAGCCGCCGCGCGCGTCCGCATTTTTCCGAAACGCCCCACCCTGCCAATACGACAGGGAGGCCGTCAGCACCGCCCCGCCCAAGACCAGCGTCCACAACAGGTTCAGCCACAACAGGAAAAACGGCACGGCGGCAAACGCGCCGTAAATCGAGCGGTAGCCGTCGAAACTGCCCATATACCACACGAAAACCGCGCGCGCGCACCACAGGCACAAAGCCGTCGCCGCCGCCCCGATCAAGGCGTGCCGCGCGGGTACGAAACGGTTGGGGACAAAGCAGTACAGCCCCCACAACAGCAGCACCGTTCCCAGCGGCATCGCCAGCGGGCGCAACAGCCACGATTCCCCCCATCCCGCCGTCAGCGAGATGCCCACGCCCAAAAACAGCGGCCCGCAAGTCAGCAGGGCCCAATAAACGAGGAACTGCATCATCCAAGGACGCTGCGCGCCGACGCGCCAAATGCGGTTAAACGCCTGGTCTATCGTCCGAACCAGCATCAGCGACGTGACGAACAGCATCACGCTGCCGATGGCGGTCAGGCTGCCTGCCTGCCGGCGGAACGCGTCGAGGTAATCCAGCACCTTGTCCGCCCCTTGCGGCACGACGGTTTGTTTGACGAAGGACACAAACGCACCCGACCAGCTCTCAAATACCGGAAAGACCGAAACCGCCGCCACCGTTACCGTCAGCACCGGCACCAAAGCCAGCAGCGTGGTAAACGTCATACTCGCCGCCGCCTGAGGTACGCGCTCTTCGCTGAAACGGCGGGCGACAAACAGCAGGAAGGCAACGCCGCCGTTTTCCATACCTTTTTGCCAATACTTTGAAAATACCGTCATTTTTATATGCCTGTACCGAACGGAAAGCACAAATTGTAACCGAAACCGCCGCCGTCCCCAAATCCGGCATCCGTTGCGCCGCAGGTGCGGGGCCGGATAAAGGCAGGCCGGATTCTTTGCAGGCGCATCGCTTATGGGGGGCTTCGTTTTCAAATGTCGTCTACAAAATGAATAAGCCCCCGATTTTTTTATTTTGACGGCGTTTCAATACTGAAAAATAATTGCCTTTTCCCCGGCAAATAGTCGGAATCGGCGGATGGTTCAGACGCAGCCTTTATTTTTTCCCAATATCGGCAAGGTCTTGGCCGGCTGGGGGCGGCGCATCGTGATGCGTCAAATTCCGCGAACAGGCTGTTTTTCGGAGATTTCAAGCCGCGCCGTTTCCCGACCGGATGCCCCCGCGGCTTCAGACGGCATCGGCGGCGGTACGCAATCCGCATCCGGAGTTTGCTATAATCCGATTTTTCCAACTTCGCGGTTCGCAACCCTCCCGCGTTACCAAAACTAGGATTCGATATGTCAAACCAACAAGCCCTGGTCATCTTTTCGGGCGGTCAGGATTCGACCACCTGCCTGATTCAGGCGGTTCAAACCTACGGGCGCGAAAACGTCCGGGCGATTACTTTCCAATACGGGCAACGCCACGCCGTCGAGCTGGAACGCGCTGCTTGGATTGCACAGGATTTGGGCGTTCCACAAACACTGGTTGATTTAAACTTGATGAAAACCATCACGCACAACGCCCTGATGGACGAAGCCGCCGCCATCGAAACCGTCGATAACGGCGTTCCCAACACCTTTGTGGACGGACGCAACGCGCTTTTCCTGCTCTACGCCGCGATTCACGCCAAAGGGCAGGGGATACGGCACATCATCGCCGGCGTGTGCGAAACCGATTTTTCCGGCTATCCCGACTGCCGCGATGTATTCGTCAAATCGATGAACGTTACCCTTAATTTGGCGATGGACTATGATTTCCAAATCCACACGCCGCTGATGTATCTGACCAAGGCGCAAACTTGGGCGTTGGCGGACGAAATGGGCGCGCTGGACTATATCCGCGAGCAAACCCACACCTGCTATAACGGCATTGTCGGCGGCTGCCACGAATGCCCGAGCTGTATCTTGCGCGAACGCGGGTTGGCGGAATATTTGGAAAGTATAGTGGATTAACAAAAATCAGGACAAGGCGACGAAGCCGCAGACAGTACAGATAGTACGGCAAGGCGAGGCAACGCCGTACTGGTTTAAATTTAATCTACTATAAAAAGACCGTCTGAACACGCGCAAACCACAAGGAATACGATATGCCCAAGCTCCATATGTTTTACCTCGGCGGCAATGCCGGCAGGTCGAATATCGAAGTGCACGACATCCAATTTGCCGTGTGCGACGACTACCGCGAAGCCGTCCCCGCACTCAAAGCCGCGTGGTTTGGCGATGCGGACAAAATCCACATCGACGGCTGGCAGATTGTCGAATGGGCGGACGGTTACGATGTCTGCGTGAGTGAGGCGGAAGAACATACCGCAATGCCGTCTGAACACGCCCCGCGCCTGTATTTCGCCAATGTCGGCGGTTATCGCGCGGGTCAGCTTGCCGAAGCGCACGCTTTCGGGCTGTTCGCCGCCGCCACGCCTGCCGAAGCCAAACAAAAAGCCCTGCAAACCCTGCTGCCCAACGGTTATATGCAGCGGCACAAAGACAACTTAAAAGACGTGGACAACCTGCTTGCGCTCGATCGCATCGGCAATTTCCATATCCGCCTGACCCCGAATCCGCACGGCAAGCCTGCCGAAATCGGCTTTCAGGGCTATTTGCCCATTTGAGAACCCATGAAAATCACCAAAATCTTCACTTTCGACTCCTCGCATATGCTCGACGGGCATGACGGCAAATGCCAAAACCTGCACGGGCATACCTACAAACTCGAAATCACCGTTTCAGACGGCATCGTCAGTGGCGGGCCGAAAGACGGAATGGTGATGGACTTTACCGACTTGAAAGCCATTGTGAAACAACACATTACCGACCCCTTCGACCACGCGTTTATCTACCACGGCGGCAACGGCCGCGAATCCCAAATCGCCGCGCTTTTGGAGGGCTGGGACATGAAAACCCTGCGCCTGCCCTGCCGCACCACTGCCGAAAATATGGCGGTCGAAATGTACGGCCGTTTGCAAAACGCGGGGCTGAACGTGTGCGGCGTGAAATTGTGGGAAACGCCGACATCGTGTGCGGAGTATGAAGGGGGGTAGGAGATAGTTTGAACGTATCGATATAGTGAATTTGAATGAAACTTGCACTAAGCTGTCATTCCCGCGCAGGCGGGAATCCAGACCTTGATTTATCAGGAATATTTAAAAATTGCAGCAATTCCAACTCTCTGGATTCCCGCCTGCGCGGGAATGACAGTGTGGGGCGTCCTTATTTGAATCTGCTTTATAGTGGATTAAATTTAAACCAGTACAGCGTTGCCTCGCCTTGCCGTACTATCTGTACTGTCTGCGGCTTCGTCGCCTTGTCCTGATTTAAATTTAATCCACTATAAAACGGTTTTTTTCCAGTAAGGATTCCCCCGTTTTTTCAGACGGCATTCCATATCAAATACACCCGTTAAAAGGAACACCCATGAAACTTCTCTCCACCCTCTTAGTCCTCCTCGTCGCCGCCGAACATTTCTACATCGCCTGGCTGGAAATGACGCAGATTCCCGGCGAAAAGGCGGCGGAAATATTCAAGCTGCCTTATGAATTTATGGAACAAAAGCAAGTGCAGACCTTGTTCAGTAATCAAGGGCTGTATAACGGCTTTCTCGGCATCGGGCTGGTGTGGTCGCGGTTTGCCGCGCCGGACAACGCCGTTTACGGCGCGACGATTCTGTTTCTCGGTTTCGTATTGATTGCTGCCGCGTGGGGCGCGTTTTCGTCCGGCAACAAAGGCATACTCGTCAAACAAGGTTTGCCCGCATTTTTGGCGGCGGCAGCGGTGTTGGCGGCATGAAAAAAATCAATGTCGCCCCCGAAAATCCGCAATACCGTATCGTCGAAATTTTCGAGAGCCTGCAAGGCGAGGGCCGGAACACGGGTATGCCTGCCGTTTTCGTCCGCTTGGGCAAATGCAACCTCGCCTGCGGCTGGTGTGATACCGATTATTTGACATTCGGCATGATGAGCCTGTCCGACATCTTAGGCCGTCTGAAAGCCTATGCCGCCCGCAACATCATCATCACCGGCGGCGAGCCGACCATACAGCCGCATCTCGATACGCTGCTGGACGCGCTCAAAGCCGAAGGTTATTTCCTCTGTCTCGAAACCAACGGACTCAATCCCGCGCCGCCGCAAATCGACTACGTCGCCACCAGCCCCAAAGCCTGCTACGCCGCCAAGTATGAAACCAACTGCATCGCCGAAGCCGACGAAGTGCGGATTGTTGCCGACGGCGATGTCCTTGCGTTTTGCGAAAATATGGAACGCAAAATCCGCGCGCGCCATTACTACCTTTCGCCCTGCGAACAAAACGGCGCAATGAACATCTACGACACCATCCGCCAAATCGGTATTTTAAACAGCCGCCCCGACGCGCCGGTGCATTGGCAGTTAAGCGTGCAGACGCACAAATGGGCGGGAATAGAGTAGTTTATGCAGTGTAACTCAAAGGGACGGCGTACCGTTTTGCCGATGTTTGACATACGAGAAGTGTACCGCTTCCGCGTGAAATTGCCGACATTTCCGCTGCCTAATTGGTTTGTAACCTTACTGAATAAGATGCCGCCGTTGGGTACAAGCTCGGCTTCCTAAATTTCGATAGTCTTTTTAACCTTGCCGATACCCTTTGTCGGCGCACGCAAATGGCAGGGTTGGGGAAAACGAAATGCCGTCTGAAACAGAATGCTGTTTCAGACGGCATTTTTCTGTTGCCGCCAAAAGGAAAAACCGCCCCGGCAATCGATGCTGAGGCGGTTTGAATATGGTCGGAATGAGAGGATTCGAACCTCCGACCCCTTCGTCCCGAACGAAGTGCGCTACCGGGCTGCGCTACATTCCGAATTGATTGGAACGGGATTATAACGCAAAAAGTGCGGCGTGCCTATACCGTTTTGCCTGTTTGCCGCGTATCGGGCGGATTTAAAGGACTGTGTTTGGATACAGTGCTGATAAGCATACTTATCTTCAAGTAATCCAATAGGATAACTTTCTACCTGACCGAAAAAAATCATTGCCTTTCCCTGACAAACGGTTGGAATCGGCAGATTGTTGAAACGCAGCCGGTTTAAAAGGACTCTCCGACTTTTACGCCGCCCGCCGTGTCCTGCGGCGAGGCAAGGCCGGCAACGAAGGCCTGTGCCTCCTGGAAATCCGCC includes:
- the argC gene encoding N-acetyl-gamma-glutamyl-phosphate reductase produces the protein MSKKIKAGIVGATGYTGVELLRLLAAHPDVEVAAVTSRSEAGTAVADYFPSLRGVYGLAFQTPDEAGLEQCDIVFFATPNGIAMKDAPRLIEQGVRVIDLSADFRIRDIPVWEHWYGMPHAAPGLVSQAVYGLSELNREAVAQARLVANPGCYPTCVSLPLVPLLRQGRLKPGMPLIADCKSGVSGAGRKGNVGSLLCEAGDNFKAYGIAGHRHLPEIRQTIAGLQDGIAEGFVFTPHLAPMIRGMHATVYLHLSDGICPETVLRDYYRDSPFVDILPAGSTPETRSVRGANLCRISIQQAAQSDVWVVLSVIDNLVKGAAGQAVQNMNIMFGLEETHGLGGIPLLP
- a CDS encoding DUF6636 domain-containing protein, yielding MQPKNLLIFISAAAFASARADAPDGVFTVNFQSPSGNIVCGGDTGPQEGEEPWHGVSCFIHETGNTKPAMPKPKGCGFDWGNVFNIDNKGKAYMSCYSDYPYSPEPPVLAYGSSIKGTGWQCGSLENGVLCTNSAGHGFLLNRKRQRMF
- a CDS encoding YihY family inner membrane protein, coding for MTVFSKYWQKGMENGGVAFLLFVARRFSEERVPQAAASMTFTTLLALVPVLTVTVAAVSVFPVFESWSGAFVSFVKQTVVPQGADKVLDYLDAFRRQAGSLTAIGSVMLFVTSLMLVRTIDQAFNRIWRVGAQRPWMMQFLVYWALLTCGPLFLGVGISLTAGWGESWLLRPLAMPLGTVLLLWGLYCFVPNRFVPARHALIGAAATALCLWCARAVFVWYMGSFDGYRSIYGAFAAVPFFLLWLNLLWTLVLGGAVLTASLSYWQGGAFRKNADARGGFDDVLDILLLLDAAQKRGKALRVRQFRRHIGMGYDELGALLDKLAHYGYVYSGRQGWVLKTGADAIKLDILFKRFAYRPCAANQNPVGQAVGRLVQPCLQSLEITLAEFAAQTGQTAPQPSQPLSEG
- the queC gene encoding 7-cyano-7-deazaguanine synthase QueC, which encodes MSNQQALVIFSGGQDSTTCLIQAVQTYGRENVRAITFQYGQRHAVELERAAWIAQDLGVPQTLVDLNLMKTITHNALMDEAAAIETVDNGVPNTFVDGRNALFLLYAAIHAKGQGIRHIIAGVCETDFSGYPDCRDVFVKSMNVTLNLAMDYDFQIHTPLMYLTKAQTWALADEMGALDYIREQTHTCYNGIVGGCHECPSCILRERGLAEYLESIVD
- a CDS encoding DUF1543 domain-containing protein — protein: MPKLHMFYLGGNAGRSNIEVHDIQFAVCDDYREAVPALKAAWFGDADKIHIDGWQIVEWADGYDVCVSEAEEHTAMPSEHAPRLYFANVGGYRAGQLAEAHAFGLFAAATPAEAKQKALQTLLPNGYMQRHKDNLKDVDNLLALDRIGNFHIRLTPNPHGKPAEIGFQGYLPI
- the queD gene encoding 6-carboxytetrahydropterin synthase QueD, which gives rise to MKITKIFTFDSSHMLDGHDGKCQNLHGHTYKLEITVSDGIVSGGPKDGMVMDFTDLKAIVKQHITDPFDHAFIYHGGNGRESQIAALLEGWDMKTLRLPCRTTAENMAVEMYGRLQNAGLNVCGVKLWETPTSCAEYEGG
- a CDS encoding DUF1304 domain-containing protein, which codes for MKLLSTLLVLLVAAEHFYIAWLEMTQIPGEKAAEIFKLPYEFMEQKQVQTLFSNQGLYNGFLGIGLVWSRFAAPDNAVYGATILFLGFVLIAAAWGAFSSGNKGILVKQGLPAFLAAAAVLAA
- a CDS encoding 7-carboxy-7-deazaguanine synthase QueE is translated as MKKINVAPENPQYRIVEIFESLQGEGRNTGMPAVFVRLGKCNLACGWCDTDYLTFGMMSLSDILGRLKAYAARNIIITGGEPTIQPHLDTLLDALKAEGYFLCLETNGLNPAPPQIDYVATSPKACYAAKYETNCIAEADEVRIVADGDVLAFCENMERKIRARHYYLSPCEQNGAMNIYDTIRQIGILNSRPDAPVHWQLSVQTHKWAGIE